The following coding sequences are from one Saprospiraceae bacterium window:
- a CDS encoding ABC transporter substrate-binding protein, with the protein MIQIKDQLGFDITFNPSAQRIVSLVPSLTSLCCDLGLGNGIIGKTRYCPNDPRLSKECKEIGGTKKFDIQAILELRPDLIIANKEENPKDAIVELKEYFNVYISEIKNLSDNQRTISDISKITDSQNLGNRINDRIQQEMKFYQNLNSNNSKYRICYLIWKNPIMSVGGDTFIHSMIEAAGWINVCSDMLRYPALTLEEIAQKDPDILLLSDEPYPFASKDQAYFPFPSVLVDAKAFSWYGSKIISSFDYFFSLRNQIKESL; encoded by the coding sequence ATGATCCAGATTAAGGATCAATTGGGATTTGATATAACGTTCAATCCATCTGCTCAACGAATAGTGAGTTTAGTACCTTCCTTAACATCGCTTTGTTGTGATCTTGGACTTGGAAATGGAATTATTGGGAAGACGAGATATTGCCCTAATGATCCCAGATTATCCAAGGAATGTAAAGAGATTGGAGGTACAAAAAAATTTGACATTCAAGCCATACTTGAGTTGAGGCCTGATTTGATTATTGCAAACAAAGAAGAGAATCCAAAAGATGCCATTGTTGAACTCAAAGAATATTTTAATGTATATATCAGTGAGATCAAAAATCTATCGGACAATCAACGTACAATTTCTGATATTTCCAAGATTACGGACAGTCAGAATTTAGGAAATCGGATCAATGATCGGATTCAACAGGAAATGAAGTTTTACCAAAACCTAAATTCTAACAATTCAAAATATCGCATTTGTTATTTAATTTGGAAAAATCCAATTATGAGTGTTGGAGGTGATACATTTATACATAGTATGATAGAAGCAGCAGGTTGGATCAATGTTTGCTCCGATATGTTGAGATACCCTGCTCTGACTCTTGAAGAAATCGCCCAAAAAGATCCCGATATACTCTTGCTTTCAGATGAACCATATCCTTTTGCATCAAAAGACCAGGCATACTTCCCCTTCCCCAGTGTACTGGTAGATGCAAAGGCATTTTCATGGTATGGAAGTAAAATAATTAGTAGCTTTGATTACTTTTTTTCGTTAAGAAATCAAATAAAGGAAAGTTTATGA
- the lepB gene encoding signal peptidase I: protein MTAIFIFLFLYIILCLSLSWVFPKAGVEASKAWIPGINFVEWCKIIGRKPSHALWLLFPIVNIFIFTGMCIDLVRSFGMMRFWHSTLAVILPPVIFYMIGKNDSIKYIEPGYTAEKNYHNQLHDAIKAKDENRINKLKSTSAYAKNSMREWLESIIFAVFAAAFIRMFLIEAFVIPTSSMEGSLKVGDFLFVSKAHYGIRMPMTVAMVPLLHNTIPILGTESYLSKPSLPYKRLPALSPIKRNDPFVFNWPAGDSVYVTPKRSWAAFQVQQQPEARREVAGQKLVVRPLDKKDHYIKRCVAMPGDSLQIIDNQVFINGVASANPRHLQFVYFVKSPFPLPLKKLDEWGVSLKESDPNRGIYALDEDQVGRIKAIDPQIQVERYQPLDHQLFPYDTAHFNNWTIANYGPIWMPQKGVTIPINLSNIALYTRVIGTYEGNKLEIKNGQIFINDQVADSYTFKQSYYWAMGDNRHNSEDSRYWGFVPEDHIVGKPILIWFSLKNATLRDGINWNRIFRSPNKVD, encoded by the coding sequence GTGACTGCTATATTTATTTTTCTCTTTTTGTATATCATACTTTGTCTCAGTCTTTCATGGGTTTTTCCAAAAGCAGGAGTTGAGGCGAGCAAAGCATGGATTCCCGGTATAAATTTCGTCGAATGGTGTAAAATTATAGGCAGAAAACCATCTCATGCTCTATGGCTATTATTTCCTATCGTGAATATTTTCATATTCACAGGAATGTGCATCGACCTGGTCAGATCTTTTGGGATGATGAGATTTTGGCACAGCACACTGGCAGTGATTTTGCCTCCTGTTATATTTTATATGATCGGAAAAAATGATTCAATAAAATACATTGAACCAGGATATACTGCTGAAAAAAATTATCACAACCAATTACATGATGCAATTAAAGCGAAGGATGAAAATAGAATCAATAAATTAAAATCAACAAGCGCATATGCGAAAAATAGTATGCGAGAATGGTTGGAGTCTATCATTTTTGCTGTGTTCGCAGCTGCCTTTATCAGAATGTTCTTAATCGAAGCATTTGTGATACCTACTTCATCCATGGAAGGCAGTTTGAAAGTAGGTGACTTTCTCTTTGTAAGCAAGGCTCATTATGGTATCAGGATGCCAATGACTGTAGCTATGGTACCTTTATTGCATAATACTATTCCTATCTTGGGTACAGAATCATATTTGAGCAAACCTAGTTTACCTTATAAAAGGTTACCTGCACTGTCTCCTATCAAGCGCAATGATCCATTTGTTTTTAATTGGCCGGCAGGTGATAGCGTTTATGTCACGCCAAAAAGGAGTTGGGCAGCGTTTCAAGTTCAACAGCAACCCGAAGCTAGGCGTGAGGTTGCAGGACAGAAATTGGTTGTCAGACCTCTTGACAAAAAGGATCACTATATCAAACGTTGTGTTGCAATGCCAGGAGATAGCCTGCAGATCATTGACAATCAGGTTTTCATCAATGGGGTAGCCTCAGCTAATCCCAGACATTTGCAGTTTGTATATTTTGTAAAATCTCCATTTCCTCTCCCATTAAAAAAACTCGATGAATGGGGTGTGAGCTTGAAAGAATCGGACCCAAATCGGGGTATCTATGCTTTAGATGAGGATCAGGTCGGTAGAATAAAAGCAATTGATCCTCAAATTCAGGTCGAAAGGTATCAACCTTTGGACCATCAATTATTCCCCTACGATACAGCGCATTTTAACAACTGGACAATTGCGAATTATGGGCCAATCTGGATGCCACAAAAAGGAGTTACGATCCCAATAAATTTGTCAAATATTGCATTATATACACGTGTGATTGGAACATATGAAGGCAATAAGTTGGAGATAAAAAATGGTCAAATATTCATCAATGATCAGGTAGCTGATTCTTATACATTTAAACAAAGCTATTATTGGGCAATGGGTGACAACAGACACAACTCTGAAGATTCCAGATACTGGGGTTTTGTACCGGAAGACCATATTGTCGGAAAACCGATACTGATCTGGTTTAGTTTAAAGAATGCTACTCTCCGGGATGGTATTAATTGGAATAGAATATTCAGATCACCGAACAAAGTAGATTAA
- the rpmG gene encoding 50S ribosomal protein L33 — MAKKSKGNRLQIILECTEHKASGMPGTSRYVTEKNRKNTPDRIELKKYNPILKKYTVHKEIK, encoded by the coding sequence ATGGCAAAGAAATCAAAAGGAAACAGACTCCAGATTATTTTGGAATGTACGGAGCACAAAGCTTCAGGTATGCCGGGAACTTCAAGGTATGTCACTGAAAAGAACAGAAAAAATACTCCGGATAGAATTGAACTAAAAAAGTACAATCCCATTTTAAAGAAATATACTGTTCACAA
- the rpmB gene encoding 50S ribosomal protein L28, protein MSKVCDLTGTKPLYGNNVSHSNRKTRRRFNPNLQKKKFFIPETGEWLELKVTAKAIRTIDKLGLFAYMKKLDKKAGF, encoded by the coding sequence ATGTCTAAAGTATGCGATTTAACAGGCACAAAGCCACTTTATGGCAACAATGTCTCGCACTCAAACCGCAAGACGAGAAGGAGATTTAATCCAAATCTTCAAAAGAAAAAGTTTTTCATACCGGAGACGGGAGAATGGCTTGAGCTGAAAGTAACAGCAAAGGCAATTCGCACCATAGACAAGTTAGGTCTATTTGCTTATATGAAAAAATTAGACAAAAAAGCAGGTTTCTAA
- a CDS encoding S8 family peptidase has translation MCGIYDSVGINGILNSCATINDPYDIAVAGDIPGLCPSPYLITVTNTNSQDRKVTAAGYNKVHVDMGAPGEDIPGINSSGNVEPVSGCSFSSPHVTATVGLLYQFCPKLTTLAKTQPDSAARLVRKLIETCSDKLVDLTGITATGSRLNVYKAFNCLMEYCGVTSPERIAELHYTLSQGKLQVDYHPTRIEAADVGIFNVTGQVVLKSIIPANPNGASNIILDISYLPQGLYIFTLNDSDGKKSIKFIKI, from the coding sequence TTGTGTGGGATTTATGATTCAGTAGGAATCAACGGAATACTCAATTCCTGTGCGACAATCAATGACCCATATGACATAGCCGTCGCCGGTGATATTCCCGGACTTTGTCCCAGTCCATATTTGATAACGGTGACAAACACGAATTCTCAAGATAGAAAAGTGACGGCTGCCGGGTACAACAAGGTACATGTAGATATGGGTGCACCGGGTGAAGATATTCCAGGGATCAATTCCAGTGGAAATGTAGAACCTGTATCGGGTTGTTCTTTTTCAAGTCCTCATGTAACAGCAACCGTAGGATTGCTTTATCAGTTTTGTCCTAAATTGACGACACTCGCCAAGACTCAACCTGATTCCGCAGCCAGATTAGTGAGAAAGCTGATTGAAACATGCTCAGATAAACTCGTGGATCTCACAGGTATTACAGCAACAGGCTCCCGGCTGAATGTCTATAAAGCTTTCAATTGTTTGATGGAATATTGTGGTGTCACGAGTCCAGAAAGGATTGCTGAGCTACACTATACTTTAAGTCAGGGAAAGCTACAAGTGGATTACCATCCAACCAGAATAGAAGCTGCAGATGTTGGGATATTCAATGTAACAGGGCAGGTGGTATTAAAATCAATCATACCTGCAAATCCCAATGGGGCCAGTAATATAATTTTGGATATCAGCTACCTGCCCCAAGGACTCTACATTTTCACTTTGAATGACAGTGACGGTAAGAAAAGCATAAAATTTATAAAAATCTAA